The following are from one region of the Chromobacterium phragmitis genome:
- a CDS encoding transporter substrate-binding domain-containing protein yields MKKLMLALLTAAIGNFAVAADLMDAVKQRGTLRIALEGTYPPFNFKDAKQQLTGFDVEIATEIARRMKVRPEFTTAEWSGLLAGLQSGKFDIVVNQVGVTAQRQAVFDFSQPYTYSSAQLIVRKNENRGFKNLADLNGKKLGVGQGSNYADMAKAAAGVQVKTYPGAPEYLQDLATGRLDAALNDSLLIPFAIKQAKLPLKAGAPVGEVATMAIPFAKGNPQFKSEIDKALSGMKADGTFKRISVKWFGIDVSRAPMAKK; encoded by the coding sequence ATGAAGAAGTTAATGTTGGCCCTGTTGACTGCCGCCATCGGCAATTTCGCTGTCGCGGCCGACCTGATGGATGCGGTGAAACAGCGCGGCACGCTGAGGATCGCGCTGGAGGGCACTTATCCTCCATTCAACTTCAAGGACGCTAAGCAGCAACTGACTGGCTTCGACGTGGAAATCGCCACCGAGATCGCGCGCCGGATGAAGGTGAGGCCTGAATTCACCACCGCCGAGTGGAGCGGCCTGCTGGCCGGCCTGCAAAGCGGCAAGTTCGACATCGTCGTCAATCAGGTGGGTGTGACCGCGCAGCGCCAGGCGGTGTTCGATTTCAGCCAGCCTTACACCTACTCCAGCGCCCAGCTGATCGTGCGCAAGAACGAAAACCGCGGCTTCAAGAACCTGGCCGACCTGAACGGCAAGAAGCTCGGCGTCGGCCAGGGCAGCAACTACGCCGATATGGCCAAGGCCGCGGCCGGCGTGCAGGTGAAAACCTATCCGGGCGCGCCGGAATATCTGCAGGATTTGGCCACCGGCCGCCTGGACGCGGCGCTGAACGACAGCCTGTTGATCCCGTTCGCGATCAAGCAGGCCAAGCTGCCGCTGAAGGCCGGCGCGCCGGTGGGCGAGGTGGCGACGATGGCGATTCCGTTCGCCAAGGGCAATCCGCAATTCAAGTCCGAGATCGACAAGGCGCTGAGCGGCATGAAAGCGGATGGCACCTTCAAGAGAATATCGGTCAAGTGGTTCGGCATCGACGTGTCCAGAGCGCCGATGGCGAAGAAATAA